The Arctopsyche grandis isolate Sample6627 chromosome 7, ASM5162203v2, whole genome shotgun sequence genome includes a window with the following:
- the anchor gene encoding integral membrane protein GPR155 homolog anchor translates to MDPNEPTANTDALYPALVQCFTVIICGYVAGRFNIISQTEAKGLNTFVGNFALPSLIFMSLAELNFAIVNWWFLLAMLIAKAIVFFSVIVVSLLVARPLNFGRAGLFAIFCTQSNDFAIGYPIIVAVYQQSHPEYAAYLYLMAPISLAILNPLAFVLMEVGKERESCLRPVTDADKPPKSNFRLALKVFNGIVTNPIVFMTSLGIIGNAIFHHNVPVFLSGILKVLGSAFSGTALFLLGLRMVGKVHQLRGPALILPFVLIIVKLLVLPIIMRETVSLLHAGSNASDTKELSTYGFLYGTFPAAPAVFVFATQYSIDIDLVASCMVACTFLSAPLMFISAHMSTITKDYAPQLITFGFDVSIVAAVASIWMITFFIVTKKYNRMPHRITFCLALSQLIMSIGIIWGGLMPKDSNPWLTVSHEAVKYYGIISCRLWTAMLAVVIVYLQSRGPCFILNLFPWICAVAWGIPALIVSMLIAIKGRTGSSMDDDNTINKIAVGILTICLCVSITSLVLYVRYRKRNARYLSLSADVADHVEENLPGNETTSLIENQATVSQTAPVTGSINNGCYGAITGSPTKNCCGGNNECGGANQNNPGTSRGVDIEDLVLPGKRNCLCPEDGEEHCNPTSNETCPYIEAVERAAGALGLSPPEQSSGRGGQLLRHTVLLITYTVSMFLGLGYTTWSLVLDEITGIFVELRFIDIILNYGQSLIFWAIFGLDTQELIVPLGKFWRRIWYGADVLTLTPVDQLSFETKHVCEQFITHHLEKCKEAIAKDTRWRMKTYRNVFRGSCLVRWLCGVGLARDSAEAITYGKHLLEGRLIAHINNAHHFHDSPLLYSFI, encoded by the exons ATGGATCCCAACGAACCGACTGCGAACACCGACGCTTTGTATCCTGCCCTGGTGCAATGTTTCACCGTTATCATATGCGG atATGTAGCCGGTCGATTCAACATCATCTCACAGACTGAAGCAAAAGGCCTGAATACATTTGTCGGAAACTTCGCACTGCCGAGTTTGATCTTCATGTCCTTGGCTGAGCtgaattttgccatagtgaacTGGTGGTTCCTTTTAGCGATGCTCATAGCGAAAGCCATAGTATTTTTCAGCGTCATTGTAGTATCGTTGTTGGTCGCAAGACCGCTGAACTTCGGTAGAGCTGGATTGTTTGCTATATTCTGCACTCAAAGCAACGATTTTGCCATCGGTTATCCTATCA TCGTTGCTGTTTATCAACAATCTCATCCGGAATATGCCGCTTATCTGTATCTGATGGCTCCGATATCGCTAGCTATTCTGAATCCGCTAGCCTTCGTCCTTATGGAGGTCGGAAAAGAGCGTGAATCTTGTCTACGTCCGGTTACGGATGCTGATAAACCGCCAAAATCCAACTTTAGGTTGGCGTTGAAAGTCTTTAACGGAATTGTGACTAATCCGATTGTATTCATGACGAGTCTTGGCATCATTGGAAATGCTATATTTCATCACAATGTGCCGGTGTTCTTATCAGGAATATTAAAA GTTTTAGGATCAGCTTTTTCCGGCACAGCGTTGTTTTTGCTCGGACTTAGAATGGTTGGAAAAGTTCACCAACTACGAGGTCCTGCATTGATATTGCCATTTGTTCTCATCATTGTTAAACT ATTGGTCCTTCCGATAATAATGCGTGAAACTGTAAGTCTCCTACACGCCGGATCTAACGCTTCTGATACCAAAGAACTTTCAACCTACGGATTCTTGTACGGAACGTTCCCTGCAGCTCCTGCCGTATTCGTATTTGCAACACAATACTCGATCGATATCGACTTG GTTGCATCTTGTATGGTCGCTTGTACTTTCCTATCGGCACCACTAATGTTCATCTCTGCTCATATGAGCACCATAACTAAAGATTACGCTCCTCAACTTATCACCTTTGGCTTCGACGTCTCCATCGTGGCTGCCGTGGCTTCCATCTGGATGATCACATTCTTCATAGTGACCAAAAAGTATAACCGGATGCCTCATCGGATTACGTTCTGTCTAGCGTTGTCACAA CTTATTATGTCGATTGGAATTATATGGGGAGGATTAATGCCGAAGGATTCCAATCCTTGGTTGACTGTTTCTCACGAGGCTGTGAAATACTACGGAATCATCTCTTGCCGACTGTGGACTGCTATGTTAGCTGTAGTCATTGTATACTTACAG AGCCGTGGACCGTGTTTCATTTTGAACCTTTTCCCGTGGATTTGTGCTGTTGCTTGGGGCATTCCAGCTCTGATAGTATCAATGCTCATAGCAATCAAAGGTCGTACTGGAAGTAGCATGGACGACgataatacaatcaataaaatTGCGGTTGGCATACTCACCATTTGTCTTTGTG tTTCAATCACAAGTCTCGTATTGTACGTCCGATATCGTAAAAGAAACGCACGTTACTTATCCTTATCTGCCGACGTCGCTGACCACGTCGAAGAAAACCTTCCAGGAAATGAAACGACCAGTCTGATCGAAAATCAAGCTACCGTTTCACAGACAGCTCCCGTTACCGGTTCAATAAATA ATGGATGTTACGGAGCAATCACCGGCTCTCCGACTAAGAATTGCTGCGGTGGTAACAACGAGTGTGGTGGTGCGAATCAGAACAATCCTGGCACATCGAGAGGTGTCGACATTGAAGATCTGGTATTACCCGGCAAGAG GAATTGTTTATGTCCTGAAGACGGAGAAGAGCACTGCAACCCGACATCGAATGAAACATGTCCTTATATAGAAGCAGTGGAAAGAGCAGCTGGAGCTCTCGGCTTGTCTCCACCCGAGCAATCTTCGGGTCGAGGTGGACAATTGTTGAGGCATACCGTCTTATTGATAACTTATACAGTGTCAATGTTCCTC GGTTTAGGTTATACTACTTGGTCTTTGGTATTGGATGAAATAACTGGAATATTCGTGGAGCTAAGATTCATCGACATCATTTTGAACTATGGACAGAGCCTCATATTTTGGGCCATATTCGGATTGGACACGCAAGAGCTGATTGTTCCGCTCGGAAAGTTTTGGAGAAGGATATG GTATGGTGCTGATGTTCTTACGCTGACTCCGGTCGATCAGCTCTCCTTCGAAACGAAACACGTCTGCGAACAATTCATCACCCATCATCTCGAAAAATGCAAAGAGGCTATAGCCAAGGATACTAG ATGGCGTATGAAAACATATCGAAACGTATTCCGTGGATCTTGTCTTGTACGATGGTTGTGCGGTGTCGGATTGGCCCGAGACAGTGCCGAAGCCATTACTTACGGAAAACACCTGCTGGAAGGAAGACTCATTGCTCACATCAACAACGCTCATCATTTCCACGACTCTCCAttgttatattcatttatttaa